One Xiphophorus maculatus strain JP 163 A chromosome 9, X_maculatus-5.0-male, whole genome shotgun sequence DNA segment encodes these proteins:
- the tax1bp3 gene encoding tax1-binding protein 3, whose protein sequence is MSFVPGQPVTAVVQRVEIQKLCQGENLILGFSIGGGIDQDPGQNPFSEDKSDKGIYVTRITPGGPAESAGLKMGDKIMQVNGWDMTMVTHDQARKKLTKKREDVVRLLITRKSLEEAVKHSKGSHPSHLPAQTNARTTKDRVVL, encoded by the exons ATGTCGTTTGTCCCCGGTCAACCAGTGACTGCAGTTGTG CAAAGAGTTGAAATCCAGAAGCTGTGCCAAGGAGAAAACCTGATTCTGGGCTTCAGCATCGGAGGCGGTATCGACCAGGACCCCGGGCAGAACCCCTTCTCTGAGGACAAGTCAGATAag GGAATCTATGTGACCAGGATAACTCCAGGAGGACCAGCAGAAAGTGCAGGGTTGAAGATGGGAGACAAAATCATGCAG GTGAACGGCTGGGATATGACCATGGTGACTCACGACCAGGCTCGTAAAAAACTGACAAAGAAGAGGGAAGATGTGGTGAGGCTACTGATAACCAGGAAGTCCCTGGAAGAAGCGGTTAAACATTCAAAGGGGAGCCATCCCAGCCATCTGCCTGCACAGACTAATGCGAGGACAACAAAAGACAGAGTAGTTTTATAA
- the LOC102231954 gene encoding C-C motif chemokine 17-like: protein MFMLQTLTVLSLTVIFLASVEGKGVQMQRDVQCCMLYSQGKVRTKDVLRFEVQTEGPDCSIQAIILYTKKAVKCADPRDRKVKRLLRKLLQRQRLKNHRTMWLPPRDNLPAMSEDKKDNWAVLNVE, encoded by the exons ATGTTCATGCTGCAGACGCTGACTGTTCTCTCGCTCACTGTCATCTTCCTGGCATCTGTAGAAG GAAAAGGCGTGCAGATGCAGAGGGATGTCCAGTGTTGCATGCTGTACTCCCAGGGTAAGGTGCGTACCAAAGATGTGCTGCGGTTTGAGGTGCAGACGGAGGGGCCCGACTGCAGCATACAAGCCATCAT ACTTTACACAAAGAAGGCAGTGAAATGTGCGGACCCCAGAGATCGTAAGGTGAAGAGGTTGTTGAGGAAGCTtctgcagagacagagattGAAGAACCACAGAACAATGTGGCTGCCTCCTCGCGACAACCTGCCCGCCATGTCAGAG GACAAAAAAGACAACTGGGCAGTTCTGAATGTGGAGTGA
- the LOC102223915 gene encoding excitatory amino acid transporter 1-like isoform X1, with product MSVSHETCLLEQVLELIMNEKPPNSASRFLNEDTEKPTLPDKVELRRRFRRAMEKRAGSMRQRIGSISRKSLKGFFRRNLFVLFTVASVALGVILGFALRPHNLSMREIKYFSFPGELLMRMLKMLVLPLIVSSLVTGISSLDRRASGKMGVRAVVYYMVTTLIAVFIGIVIVMIIRPGKGSRDSPAVKTGNIEAIQATDAFLDLIRNMFPPNLVEACFIQHKTVYKKIVYTRNVTLNLTDLFNITDSPLNENLTRVQHTIQETVEETVPVSGSSAGVNALGLVVFSMCFGLVIGNMKEQGHALKEFFDCLNEAIMRLVAVIIWYAPVGILFLIAGKIVEMKDLAEVGGQLGMYTVSVIVGLLIHGLFVLPLLYFLVTRRNPYSFIGGLLQALITALGTSSSSATLPITFRCLEENNHVDKRVTRFVLPVGATINMDGTALYEAVAAIFIAQVNDMELNFGQILTISITATAASIGAAGIPQAGLVTMVIVLTSVGLPTEDITLIIAVDWFLDRLRTTTNVLGDSLGAGIVEYLSREELQNQDADLRNSVIEENEKPYQLICQDNDTLNHLNNETTM from the exons ATGAGTG TTTCACACGAGACCTGCTTGCTGGAACAGGTGTTGGAGCTTATTATGAATGAGAAGCCACCCAACAGTGCAAGCCGTTTTCTAAACGAGGACACAGAAAAACCAACGTTGCCGGACAAAGTTGAGCTCAGGAGGCGTTTTCGCAGAGCCATGGAGAAGAGAGCAGGCAGCATGAGGCAGAGGATCGGCTCCATCAGCAGGAAAAGCCTCAAAGGTTTCTTCAGGAGGAACCTGTTCGTTTTGTTCACAGTGGCCTCTGTGGCTCTGG GTGTAATCCTAGGCTTTGCTCTACGACCCCATAACCTGTCCATGAGGGAGATAAAATACTTTTCCTTTCCTGGGGAGCTCCTGATGAGGATGCTGAAGATGCTAGTGCTGCCGCTGATTGTCTCCAGTCTGGTCACAG GTATCTCCTCATTGGACAGGAGAGCATCGGGAAAGATGGGTGTGCGTGCGGTGGTCTACTACATGGTGACCACACTGATCGCTGTGTTCATCGGCATTGTGATCGTCATGATCATCCGGCCGGGAAAAGGCAGCAGAGACAGTCCTGCGGTGAAAActggaaatattgaagccaTTCAGGCCACTGATGCTTTTCTGGACCTCATCAG GAACATGTTTCCCCCTAACCTGGTAGAAGCATGCTTCATTCAG CATAAAACTGTGTACAAGAAGATTGTTTATACAAGAAACGTGACTCTGAACCTCACCGACTTGTTTAACATAACAGACTCTCCTCTGAATGAAAACCTCACTAGGGTGCAACACACCATACAg GAGACAGTGGAGGAAACGGTTCCTGTGTCTGGTTCCTCGGCTGGAGTGAACGCTCTGGGTTTGGTCGTCTTCTCCATGTGCTTTGGTCTGGTCATTGGTAATATGAAAGAACAGGGACACGCTCTTAAAGAGTTCTTTGACTGCTTAAACGAGGCCATAATGAGGCTGGTAGCCGTCATCATTTG GTACGCACCAGTTGGAATCCTGTTTCTGATTGCTGGAAAAATAGTGGAGATGAAGGATCTAGCAGAAGTGGGTGGTCAGTTGGGGATGTACACAGTATCTGTCATTGTGGGTCTTCTAATCCACGGACTCTTCGTCCTGCCACTTCTCTACTTTCTGGTTACCAGAAGGAATCCCTACAGTTTCATCGGCGGCCTGCTGCAGGCCCTTATCACCGCTTTAGGGACATCGTCTAG TTCTGCTACTCTGCCCATCACTTTCCGATGTCTTGAAGAAAACAACCATGTTGATAAACGAGTGACTCGCTTTGTCCTTCCTGTGGGCGCTACCATCAACATGGATGGGACCGCGCTCTATGAGGCTGTGGCAGCCATCTTTATCGCTCAAGTCAATGACATGGAGCTGAACTTTGGGCAGATTCTCACCATCAG TATCACAGCAACGGCTGCCAGCATCGGAGCAGCAGGCATCCCTCAGGCTGGCCTGGTGACCATGGTGATCGTATTGACATCGGTGGGACTGCCCACAGAGGACATTACACTGATCATCGCCGTGGATTGGTTCTT AGATCGTTTGCGCACCACCACCAACGTGCTGGGCGACTCGCTCGGCGCCGGCATCGTGGAATATCTCTCCCGTGAAGAACTGCAGAATCAAGATGCTGACCTGCGAAACTCTGTGATTGAGGAGAATGAGAAGCCATACCAGCTCATCTGCCAGGACAATGACACACTGAACCACCTCAATAATGAGACCACAATGTGA
- the LOC102223915 gene encoding excitatory amino acid transporter 1-like isoform X2, with protein sequence MNEKPPNSASRFLNEDTEKPTLPDKVELRRRFRRAMEKRAGSMRQRIGSISRKSLKGFFRRNLFVLFTVASVALGVILGFALRPHNLSMREIKYFSFPGELLMRMLKMLVLPLIVSSLVTGISSLDRRASGKMGVRAVVYYMVTTLIAVFIGIVIVMIIRPGKGSRDSPAVKTGNIEAIQATDAFLDLIRNMFPPNLVEACFIQHKTVYKKIVYTRNVTLNLTDLFNITDSPLNENLTRVQHTIQETVEETVPVSGSSAGVNALGLVVFSMCFGLVIGNMKEQGHALKEFFDCLNEAIMRLVAVIIWYAPVGILFLIAGKIVEMKDLAEVGGQLGMYTVSVIVGLLIHGLFVLPLLYFLVTRRNPYSFIGGLLQALITALGTSSSSATLPITFRCLEENNHVDKRVTRFVLPVGATINMDGTALYEAVAAIFIAQVNDMELNFGQILTISITATAASIGAAGIPQAGLVTMVIVLTSVGLPTEDITLIIAVDWFLDRLRTTTNVLGDSLGAGIVEYLSREELQNQDADLRNSVIEENEKPYQLICQDNDTLNHLNNETTM encoded by the exons ATGAATGAGAAGCCACCCAACAGTGCAAGCCGTTTTCTAAACGAGGACACAGAAAAACCAACGTTGCCGGACAAAGTTGAGCTCAGGAGGCGTTTTCGCAGAGCCATGGAGAAGAGAGCAGGCAGCATGAGGCAGAGGATCGGCTCCATCAGCAGGAAAAGCCTCAAAGGTTTCTTCAGGAGGAACCTGTTCGTTTTGTTCACAGTGGCCTCTGTGGCTCTGG GTGTAATCCTAGGCTTTGCTCTACGACCCCATAACCTGTCCATGAGGGAGATAAAATACTTTTCCTTTCCTGGGGAGCTCCTGATGAGGATGCTGAAGATGCTAGTGCTGCCGCTGATTGTCTCCAGTCTGGTCACAG GTATCTCCTCATTGGACAGGAGAGCATCGGGAAAGATGGGTGTGCGTGCGGTGGTCTACTACATGGTGACCACACTGATCGCTGTGTTCATCGGCATTGTGATCGTCATGATCATCCGGCCGGGAAAAGGCAGCAGAGACAGTCCTGCGGTGAAAActggaaatattgaagccaTTCAGGCCACTGATGCTTTTCTGGACCTCATCAG GAACATGTTTCCCCCTAACCTGGTAGAAGCATGCTTCATTCAG CATAAAACTGTGTACAAGAAGATTGTTTATACAAGAAACGTGACTCTGAACCTCACCGACTTGTTTAACATAACAGACTCTCCTCTGAATGAAAACCTCACTAGGGTGCAACACACCATACAg GAGACAGTGGAGGAAACGGTTCCTGTGTCTGGTTCCTCGGCTGGAGTGAACGCTCTGGGTTTGGTCGTCTTCTCCATGTGCTTTGGTCTGGTCATTGGTAATATGAAAGAACAGGGACACGCTCTTAAAGAGTTCTTTGACTGCTTAAACGAGGCCATAATGAGGCTGGTAGCCGTCATCATTTG GTACGCACCAGTTGGAATCCTGTTTCTGATTGCTGGAAAAATAGTGGAGATGAAGGATCTAGCAGAAGTGGGTGGTCAGTTGGGGATGTACACAGTATCTGTCATTGTGGGTCTTCTAATCCACGGACTCTTCGTCCTGCCACTTCTCTACTTTCTGGTTACCAGAAGGAATCCCTACAGTTTCATCGGCGGCCTGCTGCAGGCCCTTATCACCGCTTTAGGGACATCGTCTAG TTCTGCTACTCTGCCCATCACTTTCCGATGTCTTGAAGAAAACAACCATGTTGATAAACGAGTGACTCGCTTTGTCCTTCCTGTGGGCGCTACCATCAACATGGATGGGACCGCGCTCTATGAGGCTGTGGCAGCCATCTTTATCGCTCAAGTCAATGACATGGAGCTGAACTTTGGGCAGATTCTCACCATCAG TATCACAGCAACGGCTGCCAGCATCGGAGCAGCAGGCATCCCTCAGGCTGGCCTGGTGACCATGGTGATCGTATTGACATCGGTGGGACTGCCCACAGAGGACATTACACTGATCATCGCCGTGGATTGGTTCTT AGATCGTTTGCGCACCACCACCAACGTGCTGGGCGACTCGCTCGGCGCCGGCATCGTGGAATATCTCTCCCGTGAAGAACTGCAGAATCAAGATGCTGACCTGCGAAACTCTGTGATTGAGGAGAATGAGAAGCCATACCAGCTCATCTGCCAGGACAATGACACACTGAACCACCTCAATAATGAGACCACAATGTGA
- the pole4 gene encoding DNA polymerase epsilon subunit 4, whose protein sequence is MAATVEAPVPAEQDSARCGTEEENRGAAVEEKSQQPQTGSTGPAVPHSRLSKLPLARIKALMKTDPDVSLASQESVFIIAKATELFVEMIAKDALVYAQQGKRKTLQRKDLDNAIEAIDEFAFLEGTLD, encoded by the exons ATGGCAGCTACTGTAGAAGCGCCTGTCCCAGCGGAGCAGGACTCTGCGCGGTGCGGGACTGAAGAGGAGAACCGCGGGGCGGCGGTGGAGGAGAAGAGCCAGCAGCCGCAGACAGGCTCCACCGGGCCCGCGGTGCCTCACAGCCGCCTCTCCAAACTCCCGCTGGCCCGCATCAAAGCTCTGATGAAGACCGACCCAGACGTGTCCCTCGCCAGCCAAGAGTCCGTGTTCATCATCGCTAAAGCCACG GAATTGTTTGTTGAGATGATTGCCAAAGATGCTCTTGTGTACGCCCAGcaaggaaagaggaaaacattacAAAGAAAAGACTTGG ACAATGCTATTGAGGCCATAGATGAGTTTGCTTTCCTAGAAG gtacGCTAGATTAA